A window from Vulpes vulpes isolate BD-2025 chromosome 9, VulVul3, whole genome shotgun sequence encodes these proteins:
- the SGTA gene encoding small glutamine-rich tetratricopeptide repeat-containing protein alpha, with the protein MDNKKRLAYAIIRFLHDQLRHGGLSSDAQESLEVAIQCLETAFGVTVEDHDLALPQTLPEIFEAAAAGKEVPQDLRSPERTPPSEEDSAEAERLKTEGNEQMKVENFEAAVHFYGKAIELNPANAVYFCNRAAAYSKLGNYTGAVQDCERAICIDPSYSKAYGRMGLALSSLNKHTEAVAYYKKALELDPENETYKSNLKIAELKLRETPSPTGGVGSFDIAGLLNNPSFMSMASNLMNNPQVQQLMSGMISGGHNPLGTPGTSPSQNDLASLIQAGQQFAQQMQQQNPELIEQLRSQIRSRTPSASNDDQQE; encoded by the exons ATGGATAACAAGAAGCGCCTGGCCTACGCCATCATCCGGTTCCTGCATGACCAGCTCCGGCACGGGGGGCTCTCGTCCGACGCCCAGGAGAGCTTGGAAG TTGCAATCCAGTGCCTGGAGACTGCTTTTGGGGTGACAGTGGAAGACCATGACCTCGCCCTCCCTCAGACTCTGCCGGAAATATTTGAAGCAGCTGCTGCAGGCAAG GAGGTGCCACAGGACCTGAGGAGCCCCGAGCGGACCCCGCCTTCAGAGGAGGACTCAGCCGAGGCAGAACGCCTCAAAACTGAAG gaAACGAGCAGATGAAGGTAGAAAACTTTGAAGCTGCCGTGCACTTCTATGGGAAAGCCATCGAGCTGAACCCGGCCAACGCCGTCTACTTCTGTAACAG AGCTGCGGCCTACAGCAAGCTCGGGAACTACACGGGTGCCGTTCAGGACTGCGAGCGAGCCATCTGCATAGACCCGTCCTACAGCAAAGCCTACGGCAGGATGGG CCTCGCTCTCTCCAGTTTGAACAAGCACACCGAGGCCGTAGCGTACTACAAGAAGGCCTTGGAGCTGGATCCTGAGAACGAGACTTACAAGTCGAACCTCAAGATAGCCGAGCTGAAGCTGAGAGAGACGCCGAGTCCC ACGGGAGGCGTCGGCAGCTTTGACATCGCCGGCCTGCTCAACAACCCCAGCTTCATGAGCATG GCGTCAAACCTAATGAACAATCCGCAGGTTCAGCAGCT CATGTCCGGGATGATTTCAGGCGGCCACAATCCCCTGGGGACTCCCGGCACCAGCCCCTCACAGAACGACCTGGCCAGTCTCATCCAGGC CGGCCAGCAGTTCGCCCAGCAGATGCAGCAGCAGAACCCAGAGTTGATAGAACAGCTCCGAAGTCAGATCCGAAGTCGGACCCCCAGTGCCAGCAACGACGACCAGCAGGAATGA